One window of the Acaryochloris sp. CCMEE 5410 genome contains the following:
- a CDS encoding Crp/Fnr family transcriptional regulator, translating into MYEVLFQRLNQLVFLNPRQQQELRDVLQVIKRPKDDCFLEVGQVSNHIYFVQAGILRSFYTFEGKEVTQWFCFPNHFAASYFSFAYRQPSKDCLSSLTEVTLLAISYNSLQQLIHQDKVWADLNRRLLEHYYTMSLQRIASFQVLSTAERYEQLLYEHPTIESEVPLGYLASYLGMTQETLSRIRRRKKKRK; encoded by the coding sequence ATGTACGAGGTTCTCTTCCAAAGATTGAATCAACTGGTTTTTCTCAATCCAAGGCAGCAACAGGAACTGAGGGATGTCTTGCAAGTGATCAAACGGCCCAAAGATGATTGCTTCTTAGAAGTAGGGCAAGTTTCTAATCATATTTATTTTGTTCAAGCGGGAATTCTGCGCTCCTTTTATACCTTTGAAGGGAAAGAAGTGACACAGTGGTTTTGCTTCCCCAACCATTTTGCTGCGTCTTATTTTAGTTTTGCCTATCGTCAGCCCAGCAAAGACTGTTTATCGTCCCTCACGGAAGTGACACTCCTAGCAATTAGCTATAACAGTCTGCAGCAACTCATCCACCAAGATAAGGTGTGGGCCGACTTAAATAGACGTTTACTGGAACACTACTACACGATGTCTTTGCAGCGTATTGCCTCTTTTCAGGTGCTGTCCACTGCTGAACGGTATGAACAATTACTGTACGAGCACCCAACCATTGAGTCTGAAGTTCCTCTAGGCTATCTTGCGTCTTATCTGGGGATGACCCAAGAAACCCTGAGTCGGATTCGTCGCCGCAAGAAGAAGCGGAAATAG
- a CDS encoding CPBP family intramembrane glutamic endopeptidase: MLRQVVRRRLNLWALILTVPCTSIGAIMVLLVAPGRIGQTLLVIGQIWLLAVPIVWLVWVDHQPFKIPRPKPRDWRVGAIVGLMMFFTILIFYGLFARHWIDGVNVLSKSQQVVEINQQSFLLSSIYFVLINSLIEEYVWRWFIYRRCEELVPKRVAVLLAAFFFTLHHTIGLTFYVEGQMVVFGTVAVFIAGVIWSECYRRYRSIWSCYLSHAMADLAISMATWQILFS; this comes from the coding sequence ATGTTAAGACAGGTGGTTCGACGACGGCTCAACCTATGGGCATTGATCCTCACTGTCCCGTGCACCAGCATTGGAGCAATCATGGTACTGCTCGTTGCTCCTGGCAGAATTGGACAGACGCTATTGGTAATCGGCCAGATCTGGTTGTTAGCTGTACCGATTGTTTGGCTAGTCTGGGTGGATCATCAACCGTTCAAGATTCCTCGACCCAAACCACGCGATTGGAGGGTGGGGGCTATTGTTGGGTTAATGATGTTTTTTACAATTCTGATATTTTATGGGTTGTTTGCTAGGCACTGGATTGATGGCGTTAACGTACTAAGCAAATCACAGCAGGTTGTTGAAATTAATCAACAGAGTTTCTTGCTGTCTAGTATTTATTTTGTGTTGATCAACTCATTGATTGAAGAATATGTGTGGCGTTGGTTTATTTATCGACGATGCGAAGAGTTAGTTCCTAAAAGGGTTGCGGTGTTGCTTGCTGCGTTCTTCTTCACGCTCCATCACACCATCGGATTGACCTTTTATGTTGAGGGGCAGATGGTTGTGTTCGGAACTGTGGCAGTTTTTATAGCGGGGGTAATTTGGTCAGAGTGTTATCGGAGATATCGATCCATCTGGAGTTGCTACCTGAGCCATGCAATGGCAGATTTGGCCATTTCGATGGCGACTTGGCAAATCCTATTTAGCTAG